The Rhododendron vialii isolate Sample 1 chromosome 6a, ASM3025357v1 genome includes a window with the following:
- the LOC131329677 gene encoding septin and tuftelin-interacting protein 1 homolog 1, whose product MGDHEESERFGMENDFEDGQWIGGEFYYRKRKDKPRQTKDDALFGVFADDSDDSEDDSSSARKRKKHLSKKSDLTKPVNFVSTGTVMPNQEIDRHSKEEDTVENQNGLGTSSGGLGFHSGSSSSLKKSETDDNADIHFDDSDKDFLPTAFGRRIKEGAQQRREREREKSKLANSSQSVRRETDSGDVGAFEKHTKGIGMKLLEKMGYKGGGLGKNEQGIVAPIEAKLRPKSMGMGYDNFKESSLPALQLPEKEKSLLGVSQPASRTYEKLWSKQAQPKKHKKKDYVTAEELLARKQEQGLEVVQKVFDMRGPQVRVLTNLENLNAEEKARENNIPMPELQHNLRLVVDLAELDIQKIDQDLRNERETLVTLQKEKEKLQYETTHQKKQLDNMLEIVSSLDQIGEENLLGTLTLDSLAKSFREMQRRYADDYKLCNLSCIACSFALPLFIRVFQGWDPLQNPSHGLNVISLWKNLLQGEDDCFDFSDAASPYTQLFMEVVFPAVRISGTNTWQVRDPEPMLRFLESWEKLLPSSVLQTILDNIVMPKLSAAVDSWDPRRETIPIHAWVHPWLPLLGQKLEIFYHTVRNRLEGVLHAWHPSDMSAYYILSPWKTVFDPASWEQLMVRFILPKLLAVMHEFQVNPANQKLDQFYWIQTWATSIPIHHMIHLMDVFFDKWQQVLYHWLCSNPNFEEVTKWYLGWKELLPPELLANEHVRYRLNLGLDMMNQAVEGTEVVQPGLRENISYLRVLEQRKFEAQKKVAAHARASGSLDGATQMTLKEVIEDYAQQNGFLFKPKPGRMQDGHQIYGFGKISIIIDSLNQKVFAQMEEKWSLVSLEQLLEMQSSG is encoded by the coding sequence ATGGGGGATCATGAGGAGTCAGAGCGGTTTGGGATGGAGAACGATTTCGAAGACGGTCAGTGGATCGGTGGGGAGTTCTACTACCGTAAGCGGAAGGACAAGCCTCGCCAGACCAAAGACGACGCCCTTTTTGGCGTCTTCGCTGATGACAGTGATGATTCCGAGGATGATTCTTCATCTGCCAGGAAGCGTAAGAAACATCTCTCAAAGAAGTCTGACCTTACCAAGCCCGTCAATTTCGTCTCTACTGGCACTGTCATGCCTAACCAAGAGATCGATCGCCATTCCAAGGAAGAGGATACAGTGGAAAATCAAAATGGCCTTGGAACTTCTTCCGGCGGCCTAGGGTTTCATTCGGGctcctcttcttctttaaaGAAGAGCGAAACAGACGACAATGCTGACATTCATTTTGATGACAGCGACAAAGACTTCCTGCCCACTGCTTTTGGCAGGAGGATCAAGGAAGGCGCGCAGCAGCGGCgcgagagggaaagagagaagtCAAAATTAGCCAACTCCTCACAATCTGTGAGGCGGGAAACGGATTCTGGAGATGTAGGTGCGTTTGAAAAGCACACGAAAGGCATTGGGATGAAGTTGCTTGAGAAGATGGGATACAAAGGAGGTGGGCTTGGGAAAAACGAGCAGGGGATTGTCGCTCCCATCGAGGCGAAGCTGCGGCCCAAATCAATGGGAATGGGTTACGATAATTTTAAAGAGTCAAGTTTGCCGGCGTTGCAATTACCAGAGAAGGAGAAATCTTTGCTTGGAGTATCTCAGCCTGCAAGTCGTACCTATGAGAAGCTGTGGTCGAAGCAAGCTCAGCCAAAGAAGCATAAGAAGAAGGATTACGTTACCGCCGAGGAGTTGTTGGCCAGGAAGCAAGAGCAGGGGCTGGAGGTTGTTCAAAAAGTTTTTGACATGAGAGGGCCACAGGTTCGAGTCTTGACAAACTTGGAGAACTTGAATGCGGAGGAGAAAGCGAGGGAAAACAACATTCCTATGCCGGAGCTGCAGCACAATTTGAGATTGGTTGTTGATTTAGCTGAGCTGGACATACAGAAAATTGATCAGGATTTGAGGAATGAGAGGGAGACGTTGGTCACTTtgcagaaggagaaggagaagctTCAGTATGAGACAACTCACCAGAAGAAACAGCTGGACAATATGCTGGAAATAGTTAGCTCATTGGACCAAATTGGGGAGGAGAACTTGCTTGGAACTTTGACTCTTGACTCCCTCGCAAAGTCATTTAGGGAAATGCAGAGGCGGTATGCTGATGATTATAAACTCTGTAACTTGTCTTGCATTGCATGCTCATTTGCCCTTCCTCTGTTCATTAGAGTGTTTCAAGGATGGGATCCGCTTCAAAATCCATCACATGGGTTGAATGTGATATCCTTGTGGAAGAATCTGTTGCAAGGAGAGGatgattgctttgatttttctGATGCAGCGTCACCTTATACTCAGTTGTTTATGGAAGTTGTCTTCCCTGCTGTGAGGATATCTGGCACCAACACTTGGCAGGTGAGAGATCCTGAACCAATGCTCCGGTTTTTGGAGTCTTGGGAAAAGCTGCTGCCTTCTTCAGTTCTTCAAACTATATTGGATAACATTGTTATGCCTAAACTATCAGCTGCTGTGGATTCCTGGGACCCACGTCGGGAAACTATTCCAATCCACGCGTGGGTGCATCCATGGCTACCGTTATTGGGACAAAAACTGGAGATCTTCTATCATACTGTACGCAATAGGTTGGAAGGTGTTCTTCATGCTTGGCACCCTAGTGATATGTCTGCATACTATATATTGTCGCCTTGGAAGACTGTGTTTGATCCAGCTAGTTGGGAACAACTAATGGTTCGATTTATTCTGCCGAAATTGTTGGCTGTCATGCATGAGTTCCAAGTGAACCCAGCAAACCAGAAGCTTGACCAGTTCTACTGGATCCAGACTTGGGCTACTTCTATTCCCATTCATCATATGATCCACTTAATGGATGTGTTCTTTGACAAGTGGCAACAAGTTTTGTATCATTGGTTGTGCTCAAACCCAAACTTTGAAGAAGTGACCAAATGGTATTTGGGTTGGAAGGAGCTGCTCCCACCAGAACTTCTGGCGAATGAACATGTTAGGTATCGACTTAACTTGGGTCTTGACATGATGAACCAGGCAGTTGAAGGCACGGAAGTAGTCCAACCTGGTTTGAGGGAAAACATTAGCTATCTCAGAGTGCTTGAGCAAAGAAAGTTTGAGGCTCAGAAGAAAGTAGCAGCACATGCTCGAGCTTCTGGGAGCCTGGATGGTGCAACCCAGATGACCTTGAAAGAAGTTATCGAAGATTATGCACAGCAGAATGGGTTTCTATTTAAGCCTAAACCTGGGAGAATGCAAGATGGTCATCAGATATATGGCTTTGGTAAAATAAGCATTATAATTGACTCTCTAAATCAAAAGGTATTTGCACAAATGGAAGAAAAGTGGTCTTTGGTTTCCCTTGAACAGCTGCTGGAGATGCAAAGCTCTGGTTGA
- the LOC131329729 gene encoding nucleotide-sugar uncharacterized transporter 2 isoform X1, with protein MGLLSFLRGKDVRRFIKRKDSDAGDAGRALEELRGVLYSELRTSEGAKRQQQRLCGPVVAMTFNFLVAVGIIMANKLVMGKVGFNFPIYLTLIHYSSAWVLLAIFKAFSLLPASPPSKTTPFSSLFSLGVVMAFASGLANTSLKHNSVGFYQMAKIAVTPTIVLAEFVLFRKTVTFNKILALAVVSVGVAVATVTDLEFNLFGACVAVAWIIPSSINKILWSNLQQQGNWTALALMWKTTPVTIFFLVALMPWLDPPGGFSFVWNLGNSSAVLISALLGFLLQWSGALALGATSATSHVVLGQFKTCVILLGGYVLFDSDPGFVSICGAVTALLGMSVYTSLNLKESQESSSSSNQTPKQNSSALKPKSTEDTTEETNVKDDSNAV; from the exons ATGGGATTGCTCAGTTTTCTGAGGGGAAAAGATGTCAGGAGATTCATCAAACGAAAAGATAGTGATGCAGGCGACGCag GTAGAGCATTGGAAGAACTCCGAGGTGTTCTGTATAGTGAGCTTCGAACTTCAGAAGGCGCTAAGCGTCAACAACAGCGCCTTTGTGGTCCTGTTGTGGCAATGAccttcaattttcttgttgctGTTGGCATTATTATGGCAAACAAATTA GTTATGGGTAAAGTTGGATTTAACTTCCCAATCTATCTCACATTGATCCACTACTCCTCAGCTTGGGTCCTGCTTGCCATTTTCAAGGCATTCTCATTGCTTCCAGCCTCTCCTCCTTCAAAAACCAcacctttttcttctcttttctctttggGTGTTGTCATGGCCTTTGCCTCTGGCCTTGCCAATACCAGTCTAAAGCATAACAG TGTTGGGTTCTACCAAATGGCAAAAATTGCAGTGACTCCAACCATTGTTCTCGCAGAGTTCGTACTCTTTAGGAAAACCGTTACGTTCAATAAG ATTCTGGCTCTAGCTGTGGTCTCTGTAGGTGTGGCAGTGGCAACGGTGACAGATTTAGAATTCAATCTCTTTGGTGCCTGCGTTGCAGTCGCATGGATAATCCCAAGTTCCATAAACAAAATCCTCTGGTCTAATCTCCAACAACAAGGCAATTGGACAGCTCTTGC GTTGATGTGGAAAACTACCCCTGTGACAATCTTTTTCTTAGTAGCTCTAATGCCATGGCTGGACCCCCCGGGGGGATTTTCCTTTGTGTGGAATCTCGGTAACTCGTCTGCTGTTCTAATATCAGCACTTCTTGGTTTTCTCTTGCAATGGTCTGGAGCTTTAGCACTTGG GGCAACCTCTGCTACTTCTCATGTGGTGTTGGGGCAATTCAAAACTTGTGTCATTCTTCTAGGGGGCTACGTGCTATTCGATTCGGACCCGGGGTTTGTGAGCATTTGTGGTGCTGTCACAGCTCTTTTAGGGATGTCTGTTTACACTTCGCTGAACTTGAAAGAGTCACAAgagtcttcttcttcctctaaCCAGACTCCAAAGCAGAATTCATCTGCTTTAAAACCCAAAAGCACTGAGGATACAACAGAGGAAACAAATGTGAAAGATGATTCTAATGCTGTGTGA
- the LOC131329729 gene encoding nucleotide-sugar uncharacterized transporter 2 isoform X2, with product MSGDSSNEKIVMQATQVMGKVGFNFPIYLTLIHYSSAWVLLAIFKAFSLLPASPPSKTTPFSSLFSLGVVMAFASGLANTSLKHNSVGFYQMAKIAVTPTIVLAEFVLFRKTVTFNKILALAVVSVGVAVATVTDLEFNLFGACVAVAWIIPSSINKILWSNLQQQGNWTALALMWKTTPVTIFFLVALMPWLDPPGGFSFVWNLGNSSAVLISALLGFLLQWSGALALGATSATSHVVLGQFKTCVILLGGYVLFDSDPGFVSICGAVTALLGMSVYTSLNLKESQESSSSSNQTPKQNSSALKPKSTEDTTEETNVKDDSNAV from the exons ATGTCAGGAGATTCATCAAACGAAAAGATAGTGATGCAGGCGACGCag GTTATGGGTAAAGTTGGATTTAACTTCCCAATCTATCTCACATTGATCCACTACTCCTCAGCTTGGGTCCTGCTTGCCATTTTCAAGGCATTCTCATTGCTTCCAGCCTCTCCTCCTTCAAAAACCAcacctttttcttctcttttctctttggGTGTTGTCATGGCCTTTGCCTCTGGCCTTGCCAATACCAGTCTAAAGCATAACAG TGTTGGGTTCTACCAAATGGCAAAAATTGCAGTGACTCCAACCATTGTTCTCGCAGAGTTCGTACTCTTTAGGAAAACCGTTACGTTCAATAAG ATTCTGGCTCTAGCTGTGGTCTCTGTAGGTGTGGCAGTGGCAACGGTGACAGATTTAGAATTCAATCTCTTTGGTGCCTGCGTTGCAGTCGCATGGATAATCCCAAGTTCCATAAACAAAATCCTCTGGTCTAATCTCCAACAACAAGGCAATTGGACAGCTCTTGC GTTGATGTGGAAAACTACCCCTGTGACAATCTTTTTCTTAGTAGCTCTAATGCCATGGCTGGACCCCCCGGGGGGATTTTCCTTTGTGTGGAATCTCGGTAACTCGTCTGCTGTTCTAATATCAGCACTTCTTGGTTTTCTCTTGCAATGGTCTGGAGCTTTAGCACTTGG GGCAACCTCTGCTACTTCTCATGTGGTGTTGGGGCAATTCAAAACTTGTGTCATTCTTCTAGGGGGCTACGTGCTATTCGATTCGGACCCGGGGTTTGTGAGCATTTGTGGTGCTGTCACAGCTCTTTTAGGGATGTCTGTTTACACTTCGCTGAACTTGAAAGAGTCACAAgagtcttcttcttcctctaaCCAGACTCCAAAGCAGAATTCATCTGCTTTAAAACCCAAAAGCACTGAGGATACAACAGAGGAAACAAATGTGAAAGATGATTCTAATGCTGTGTGA
- the LOC131329729 gene encoding nucleotide-sugar uncharacterized transporter 2 isoform X3 — protein sequence MGKVGFNFPIYLTLIHYSSAWVLLAIFKAFSLLPASPPSKTTPFSSLFSLGVVMAFASGLANTSLKHNSVGFYQMAKIAVTPTIVLAEFVLFRKTVTFNKILALAVVSVGVAVATVTDLEFNLFGACVAVAWIIPSSINKILWSNLQQQGNWTALALMWKTTPVTIFFLVALMPWLDPPGGFSFVWNLGNSSAVLISALLGFLLQWSGALALGATSATSHVVLGQFKTCVILLGGYVLFDSDPGFVSICGAVTALLGMSVYTSLNLKESQESSSSSNQTPKQNSSALKPKSTEDTTEETNVKDDSNAV from the exons ATGGGTAAAGTTGGATTTAACTTCCCAATCTATCTCACATTGATCCACTACTCCTCAGCTTGGGTCCTGCTTGCCATTTTCAAGGCATTCTCATTGCTTCCAGCCTCTCCTCCTTCAAAAACCAcacctttttcttctcttttctctttggGTGTTGTCATGGCCTTTGCCTCTGGCCTTGCCAATACCAGTCTAAAGCATAACAG TGTTGGGTTCTACCAAATGGCAAAAATTGCAGTGACTCCAACCATTGTTCTCGCAGAGTTCGTACTCTTTAGGAAAACCGTTACGTTCAATAAG ATTCTGGCTCTAGCTGTGGTCTCTGTAGGTGTGGCAGTGGCAACGGTGACAGATTTAGAATTCAATCTCTTTGGTGCCTGCGTTGCAGTCGCATGGATAATCCCAAGTTCCATAAACAAAATCCTCTGGTCTAATCTCCAACAACAAGGCAATTGGACAGCTCTTGC GTTGATGTGGAAAACTACCCCTGTGACAATCTTTTTCTTAGTAGCTCTAATGCCATGGCTGGACCCCCCGGGGGGATTTTCCTTTGTGTGGAATCTCGGTAACTCGTCTGCTGTTCTAATATCAGCACTTCTTGGTTTTCTCTTGCAATGGTCTGGAGCTTTAGCACTTGG GGCAACCTCTGCTACTTCTCATGTGGTGTTGGGGCAATTCAAAACTTGTGTCATTCTTCTAGGGGGCTACGTGCTATTCGATTCGGACCCGGGGTTTGTGAGCATTTGTGGTGCTGTCACAGCTCTTTTAGGGATGTCTGTTTACACTTCGCTGAACTTGAAAGAGTCACAAgagtcttcttcttcctctaaCCAGACTCCAAAGCAGAATTCATCTGCTTTAAAACCCAAAAGCACTGAGGATACAACAGAGGAAACAAATGTGAAAGATGATTCTAATGCTGTGTGA